Proteins encoded by one window of Pseudomonas sp. LS44:
- the ribF gene encoding bifunctional riboflavin kinase/FAD synthetase, protein MQLVRGLHNLRPQHRGCVATIGNFDGVHRGHQAILSRLRERAAELGVPSCVVIFEPQPREFFAPDSAPPRVTRLRDKLELLAAEGIDRVLCLSFNRRLRELSAAEFVHAVLVEGLGVRHLEVGDDFRFGCDRAGDFEFLRRVGPAEGFTVEAAATIEVAGERVSSTRVRQALVEANFALAELLLGRPFQIGGRILHGQKLARQLGTPTANVQLKRRRVPLSGVFVVSAEVDGRCWPGVANIGVRPTVAGDGRAHLEVHLLDFAGDIYGRRLTVAFHHKLRDEQRFASLEALKTAIDADVAAARAFWQGQPLK, encoded by the coding sequence ATGCAGCTGGTTCGAGGCCTTCATAATCTGCGCCCCCAGCATCGGGGCTGTGTCGCCACTATCGGCAATTTCGACGGGGTGCACCGTGGCCATCAGGCCATTTTGTCGCGCCTGCGCGAGCGTGCGGCCGAGCTTGGCGTGCCGAGCTGTGTGGTGATTTTTGAGCCCCAGCCGCGAGAGTTTTTTGCCCCGGACAGCGCGCCGCCGCGGGTCACGCGGTTGCGCGACAAGCTGGAGTTGCTGGCGGCTGAGGGCATCGATCGGGTGCTGTGCTTGAGTTTCAATCGCCGCTTGCGCGAGCTGAGCGCGGCCGAGTTCGTCCACGCCGTGCTGGTCGAAGGCCTGGGCGTGCGGCATCTGGAAGTTGGCGATGATTTTCGCTTTGGCTGTGATCGAGCTGGGGATTTCGAATTCCTGCGGCGGGTCGGGCCTGCCGAAGGATTCACCGTCGAGGCCGCCGCGACCATTGAAGTGGCGGGCGAGCGAGTCAGCAGTACGCGGGTGCGCCAAGCCCTGGTTGAAGCAAATTTCGCCCTGGCCGAGCTGTTGCTGGGGCGACCGTTTCAGATCGGTGGGCGCATCCTGCATGGTCAGAAACTGGCCCGCCAACTGGGCACGCCGACTGCCAATGTGCAGCTCAAGCGTCGCCGCGTACCGCTCAGCGGTGTATTTGTGGTCAGTGCCGAAGTCGATGGTCGGTGCTGGCCGGGGGTTGCCAATATTGGCGTGCGCCCAACGGTGGCCGGCGACGGCCGCGCCCATCTGGAGGTTCACCTCCTGGATTTTGCCGGCGATATCTATGGCCGGCGTTTAACGGTGGCCTTCCACCACAAGCTGCGCGATGAGCAGCGTTTCGCCTCCCTGGAGGCGCTGAAGACGGCGATCGATGCGGATGTCGCCGCCGCCCGTGCCTTTTGGCAGGGCCAACCGCTTAAGTGA